In Phaeobacter piscinae, a genomic segment contains:
- the dgt gene encoding dGTP triphosphohydrolase, whose translation MDWKKLMSATRRKDMHKKDGQPLNAGGDRTEIERDYDRVLFSTPVRRLADKTQVFPLEKNDSVRTRLTHSHEVSNIARSIGVSLAHRGGGNFKLAEHKRDLPSILATVGLAHDIGNPPFGHQGEYAIGDWFKKNEAKAFKFLDCENLDISSDVKLRMRRDFEKFEGNAQALRVLTKLQIMNDNFGLNLTCGALAALMKYPGTSEQQDKSNIATKKFGCFHSELDVVADVWKETGLKEGVRHPLTFLMEASDDIAYSVLDVEDAVKKGLVSYRDLISYLEAGADGEPETDAVIKDVCERADAQHKKHKDAKLSPNEVNDLSTQMFRVFAIGNMVSAVIEAFLERQSDIEKGALKDDLISVSSAALLCKKLKGFAFENAYKHRSVLELELEGHKVIHSIMDMLWPAIVSRGDPQKETKGHPGTPFEKYAYGRISENYRRVFESPNEDLPLGYRRCQLLTDMISGMTDGFALSFERELRELRC comes from the coding sequence ATGGATTGGAAAAAACTTATGTCCGCAACCCGGCGTAAGGACATGCACAAGAAAGACGGGCAGCCGCTAAATGCAGGCGGCGATAGAACGGAAATTGAGCGCGATTATGACCGAGTTCTTTTTAGCACTCCTGTTCGGCGGTTAGCGGACAAAACCCAAGTATTCCCTTTGGAGAAAAACGACAGCGTTAGAACGCGCCTTACTCATTCCCATGAGGTGTCCAATATTGCACGGAGTATTGGTGTTTCACTCGCTCATCGCGGGGGGGGCAATTTTAAATTAGCTGAGCATAAGCGCGATCTGCCCTCAATTCTCGCGACAGTGGGGCTCGCGCATGATATCGGCAACCCGCCATTCGGCCATCAAGGTGAGTATGCCATAGGAGACTGGTTCAAAAAAAACGAGGCTAAGGCATTTAAGTTCCTTGATTGCGAGAACCTGGATATTTCTTCCGATGTGAAGTTGCGTATGCGTCGGGACTTTGAAAAGTTTGAAGGTAATGCCCAAGCGCTTCGCGTGCTCACCAAGCTCCAGATTATGAACGACAACTTTGGGCTCAACCTTACGTGCGGCGCGTTGGCTGCCCTAATGAAGTACCCTGGGACCTCGGAGCAACAGGATAAGTCGAATATTGCGACCAAAAAGTTCGGGTGCTTTCATTCCGAACTGGATGTGGTGGCGGACGTTTGGAAAGAGACCGGTCTGAAAGAGGGGGTGCGGCATCCGTTAACGTTTTTGATGGAAGCAAGCGACGACATTGCTTATTCGGTTTTGGATGTGGAAGATGCGGTAAAGAAAGGGCTGGTTTCCTACAGAGATTTGATCAGCTATCTCGAAGCTGGGGCGGACGGAGAACCTGAAACCGACGCTGTGATCAAAGATGTCTGCGAGCGAGCGGACGCACAGCACAAAAAGCACAAAGACGCGAAACTATCGCCGAACGAAGTAAATGATCTTTCAACCCAGATGTTCCGGGTGTTTGCCATCGGAAACATGGTTTCTGCGGTCATTGAAGCTTTCCTAGAGAGGCAATCCGATATCGAGAAAGGCGCTTTGAAAGACGATCTCATTTCCGTGTCGAGTGCTGCATTGCTTTGCAAAAAACTTAAAGGTTTTGCGTTCGAGAACGCCTACAAGCACCGAAGTGTTCTTGAGCTGGAACTGGAAGGGCACAAAGTTATCCATTCAATCATGGATATGCTTTGGCCTGCCATCGTTAGCCGTGGCGACCCCCAGAAGGAGACCAAAGGACATCCCGGAACTCCTTTTGAGAAGTACGCCTACGGACGCATCTCGGAGAATTACCGGCGAGTTTTCGAAAGCCCGAACGAAGACCTTCCGTTGGGTTATCGCCGCTGTCAATTGCTCACAGACATGATCTCTGGTATGACAGACGGCTTCGCACTAAGCTTCGAGCGGGAACTTAGAGAGCTTCGCTGCTAA
- a CDS encoding three-Cys-motif partner protein TcmP: MVKRQYDWENGAKIGPHSKIKLEIIKEYLHEYVRVRCSLPQQERFRLSFVDGFCGAGAYECGTLGSPLMVLQTLKSVSAEVNLRRKIDGFKPISFEFFMYFNDLSPVAILALQSSVNTFLLEHQDEHNGAMFRVKYFEGDFGRNLSSIAQMVLASRVRNTIFNLDQYGHADVSEGHLRTALSLTRSSEVFLTFSIKSFLAFISPTRRQDKRLFDGQISEISLHKTKKEWLAAVEKVVFEEFQTLANFVSPFSINNQSGWEYWLVHFANSFRARQVYNDILHRKKNSQAHVGRSGLQMLRYNSIEDASLYLFDANSRRGAREELLGDIPKFLRDCTPEATLSVADFFDQTYNQTPAHSDDLNSALIKSPEVEVLTATGGRRRKPQMIKRTDTIRLTPQRSFHFL; the protein is encoded by the coding sequence ATGGTTAAGAGACAGTATGACTGGGAAAACGGTGCTAAGATTGGGCCGCACTCCAAGATCAAACTTGAGATTATTAAAGAGTACCTTCACGAGTACGTTCGCGTAAGATGCAGTTTGCCTCAGCAAGAGAGATTTCGGCTGTCTTTTGTGGATGGGTTCTGCGGGGCCGGCGCATACGAATGTGGTACGCTCGGTTCCCCCCTGATGGTGCTTCAAACGCTTAAATCAGTGAGCGCCGAGGTGAATCTCAGAAGGAAAATAGACGGGTTCAAACCGATTTCCTTCGAGTTCTTCATGTATTTCAATGATCTTTCCCCTGTTGCTATACTGGCCCTGCAAAGTAGTGTTAATACATTCTTGCTGGAACACCAAGACGAGCACAACGGTGCCATGTTTCGCGTGAAGTACTTCGAAGGCGATTTCGGGAGAAATCTCTCAAGTATTGCGCAAATGGTTTTGGCCTCAAGGGTTCGAAACACCATCTTCAACCTCGATCAGTATGGTCATGCTGATGTATCGGAAGGCCATCTTCGCACAGCTCTTTCGTTGACGCGATCTTCCGAAGTGTTCCTAACATTTTCTATCAAATCCTTCTTGGCATTCATCAGTCCCACGAGAAGGCAAGACAAGAGATTGTTTGACGGACAGATTTCAGAAATCTCCCTACACAAGACCAAGAAGGAGTGGCTTGCGGCCGTCGAAAAGGTTGTATTTGAGGAGTTTCAAACGCTGGCAAACTTCGTGAGCCCGTTCTCGATTAACAACCAAAGTGGGTGGGAGTACTGGCTAGTACATTTCGCAAATTCTTTCCGGGCCCGACAGGTTTACAACGATATATTGCACCGGAAAAAGAACTCGCAAGCGCATGTCGGTCGGTCCGGTCTACAAATGTTGAGGTATAACTCTATCGAGGATGCTTCGCTGTACCTGTTTGATGCGAACTCGCGGCGAGGAGCAAGAGAAGAGCTTTTGGGTGACATACCTAAGTTCCTCAGAGATTGCACTCCTGAGGCTACTCTATCCGTCGCAGACTTTTTCGATCAAACATACAACCAAACCCCTGCGCACTCCGACGATCTCAACAGCGCGCTAATCAAATCACCAGAAGTAGAGGTTTTGACCGCAACGGGCGGAAGACGGCGGAAGCCACAGATGATAAAACGAACAGACACAATACGACTGACGCCTCAAAGGTCATTTCACTTTCTTTGA
- a CDS encoding phage Gp37/Gp68 family protein, whose amino-acid sequence METVLSEIEWTDTTWNPVAGCAAASSGCTNCYAMHMALRLEAMGMEKYQGLARRSGKRTVWTGAINLDERSLEAPLKWRKPRKIFVNSMSDLFHERVPFDFVERVWQVMKKTPRHQYQILTKRPERMLEFTRDHLDAVLPNVWLGTSVESAETVARIDALSVTPAIIRFISFEPLIAPVGEVDLSNIHWAIVGGESGSQARPIKEEWIDEIHSLCKRYGTAFFFKQWGTWGKDNKKRSKKANGRLFRGKVWEEMPTFSVSP is encoded by the coding sequence ATGGAGACTGTTTTGTCAGAGATTGAATGGACTGACACAACTTGGAACCCAGTTGCAGGGTGTGCAGCGGCGTCGAGCGGATGCACGAACTGTTATGCGATGCATATGGCTCTTCGGCTGGAAGCAATGGGTATGGAGAAGTATCAAGGGCTCGCGCGGCGCTCGGGTAAGAGAACCGTTTGGACAGGCGCCATCAATCTGGACGAAAGGTCTTTAGAGGCACCACTGAAATGGAGGAAGCCCCGAAAAATTTTTGTTAACTCCATGAGCGATCTCTTTCATGAAAGAGTTCCATTCGATTTTGTCGAAAGAGTTTGGCAAGTAATGAAGAAAACGCCACGCCACCAGTATCAGATCTTGACTAAAAGACCTGAGCGTATGCTTGAGTTCACGAGAGATCATCTCGATGCGGTTCTTCCAAATGTTTGGCTGGGAACTAGTGTTGAAAGCGCAGAAACAGTCGCAAGAATTGACGCCCTTTCTGTCACCCCTGCGATAATCCGATTTATTTCCTTTGAACCGTTAATCGCGCCGGTCGGAGAGGTCGATCTAAGCAATATACACTGGGCCATCGTTGGAGGCGAAAGTGGGTCGCAAGCGCGGCCTATCAAAGAGGAATGGATTGATGAAATCCATTCTTTGTGCAAGCGCTACGGAACTGCGTTTTTTTTCAAGCAATGGGGAACGTGGGGAAAAGACAACAAGAAACGCTCTAAGAAAGCCAACGGGCGGCTGTTTCGGGGGAAAGTTTGGGAAGAAATGCCAACATTTTCGGTGTCTCCATAG
- a CDS encoding multidrug effflux MFS transporter gives MYYPKAPPHLLTLILLTGFSPMSLNMFLPSLANIAVDLETDYGTVSWAVSGYLAITAIIQLIIGPLSDRIGRRPVLLGALLVFAFASVGCVLAQSIEVFLFSRMLQGGIIGGYALSLAIVRDTRSEREAVSLIGYIGMTMAIAPMVGPMLGGVLDTFLGWRSIFAFFAASGFGLLILCWLDLGETKRDRDSDPGTPVLGTTSLLREPLFWAYALCGTFSVGAFYIFLTGAPLVAQTVFEISTAELGFYIGTITVGFMLGGFIAGRFGKGFEPTTMMIAGRIIACIGLVGGLFVLALGITSPQIFFASTIFVGLGNGITMPGSNAGAMSVRPELAGSAAGLSGALIVAGGAILTAATGTAVVETNAAQTLLTLMLVATGLGLGFAIWASWLKQREMQCASE, from the coding sequence ATGTACTATCCAAAAGCACCGCCGCATTTGCTCACGCTGATACTTCTGACTGGGTTTTCGCCCATGTCTCTCAATATGTTTTTGCCTTCATTGGCGAACATCGCTGTCGATCTTGAAACAGACTATGGGACGGTGAGCTGGGCGGTCTCCGGGTATCTTGCGATAACTGCCATCATTCAACTGATCATTGGCCCTCTGTCAGACCGGATTGGCAGACGGCCAGTCCTTTTGGGAGCGTTGCTGGTCTTTGCATTTGCGTCGGTGGGCTGCGTTCTTGCTCAAAGCATTGAGGTATTTTTGTTTTCCCGGATGCTTCAAGGCGGAATAATCGGCGGATACGCCCTGTCTCTCGCCATCGTCCGGGACACAAGATCAGAGCGAGAGGCTGTGAGCTTGATCGGTTACATCGGAATGACCATGGCAATCGCTCCGATGGTTGGACCGATGTTAGGAGGTGTGCTGGACACATTTCTGGGGTGGCGATCCATCTTCGCTTTCTTTGCCGCTTCAGGATTTGGCCTGCTAATTTTGTGTTGGCTGGACTTGGGCGAAACCAAGCGGGATCGGGACAGTGATCCCGGCACGCCAGTGCTTGGCACGACATCTCTTTTGCGCGAACCGCTGTTCTGGGCTTACGCACTGTGCGGCACTTTCTCGGTTGGTGCGTTCTACATCTTCCTGACGGGCGCTCCGCTTGTGGCTCAAACCGTATTTGAAATTTCCACGGCGGAGCTTGGATTCTACATAGGAACAATAACGGTCGGGTTCATGTTGGGTGGCTTCATTGCCGGGCGTTTTGGCAAAGGGTTTGAGCCAACAACCATGATGATTGCGGGCCGGATCATAGCCTGTATCGGGCTTGTTGGAGGTCTGTTCGTCTTGGCTTTGGGCATCACATCGCCACAAATCTTCTTTGCGAGCACGATATTCGTGGGCCTTGGAAATGGGATTACAATGCCCGGTAGCAATGCTGGCGCGATGTCCGTGCGACCGGAACTCGCGGGCAGTGCCGCAGGGCTAAGTGGCGCGTTGATTGTTGCTGGAGGTGCCATTTTGACTGCGGCGACAGGCACAGCCGTGGTCGAAACCAATGCCGCGCAAACGCTGCTTACATTGATGCTTGTGGCAACGGGCTTGGGCTTGGGTTTCGCCATCTGGGCATCGTGGCTCAAGCAAAGAGAAATGCAATGCGCGAGTGAGTAA
- a CDS encoding caspase family protein, with translation MMILLSRLAASIACIVMCSSALMAENETERRVALVIGNSSYQHVTRLPNPENDARDIANVLKKIGFEVTSGFDLDFRSMRLAVRDFSEQAEEADIVVVYYAGHGIEVGGENYLIPVNAELKRDRDVDFEAIRLQALLASLETVDGLKIVLVDACRNNPFSVQMASRNATRSIGRGLARIEPSGVLVGYAAKGGTFALDGKGRNSPYASALLKHLTEPGLELGKLFRKVRDTVYAATGGEQEPFVYGSLPGRDIFLVPPKVEVPAEAPVRTAALPGTDSKIQKDYSRAVSMNSVWGWKNFVTKYSDMPDHWLVMLAEERLANAVAERDVRRGFSEREPWLTSAIGSDGKTVSLSRNDRVLVQKALNMMGFDVGSFDGQFGPRTKQAIAAARIRAGLFRGVKVDHSFLRVLPNVHAIEALQTDKAKIYSTDVFSEDLEPRLRKALSVYSHIPIKFDYFRGHLYLAVQTTSGDWDYANKTAQRAGGYLATISSSEENNFLLKLFSTDERFITGSGDGGLHGPMIGLFQADRSREPSGGWVWVTGEPMTFRGWSPGNPDNSRNRQHWARFYRSRNFAGTSVPVKYWDDTTSSLWSGGYLVEIE, from the coding sequence ATGATGATCCTTTTGTCGCGCTTGGCAGCATCCATAGCTTGTATAGTCATGTGTTCGTCTGCTCTGATGGCGGAGAATGAAACCGAGCGGCGTGTTGCTCTGGTAATCGGGAATTCGAGTTATCAGCACGTTACTCGGTTGCCTAACCCTGAGAACGATGCAAGAGACATCGCAAATGTCCTGAAGAAAATCGGATTTGAAGTCACATCTGGTTTCGACTTGGATTTCCGCTCGATGCGCTTGGCAGTTCGTGATTTTTCCGAGCAAGCTGAAGAGGCTGATATTGTTGTGGTTTACTATGCTGGCCATGGCATAGAAGTTGGCGGTGAGAACTATCTTATTCCAGTTAACGCCGAGCTAAAACGCGATCGTGACGTAGATTTTGAGGCCATTCGACTACAGGCATTGCTTGCATCTCTAGAGACCGTTGATGGGTTGAAAATCGTTCTCGTTGACGCGTGCCGAAACAACCCATTTTCAGTGCAAATGGCTAGTCGGAATGCAACTCGATCGATCGGCCGCGGCCTAGCCAGAATTGAGCCAAGCGGCGTCCTTGTCGGGTATGCAGCCAAAGGAGGAACGTTTGCATTGGATGGCAAGGGGCGTAACAGCCCGTATGCCTCAGCGCTTCTCAAGCACCTAACAGAACCCGGTCTGGAACTTGGAAAGCTGTTCAGGAAGGTAAGGGACACCGTCTATGCAGCAACAGGAGGAGAGCAAGAGCCTTTTGTATACGGATCACTGCCGGGAAGGGATATCTTTCTCGTTCCGCCCAAAGTAGAGGTCCCAGCAGAAGCACCAGTCCGAACAGCGGCACTGCCGGGAACTGACAGCAAGATTCAGAAGGATTACTCTCGAGCTGTATCCATGAACAGCGTTTGGGGGTGGAAGAATTTTGTAACAAAGTATTCAGACATGCCCGACCATTGGCTTGTAATGCTTGCGGAGGAAAGGCTGGCAAATGCTGTAGCTGAACGAGACGTCCGTAGGGGGTTTTCTGAGCGGGAGCCCTGGTTGACTTCAGCAATAGGTTCAGATGGCAAAACCGTAAGCCTGTCACGTAATGATAGAGTTCTTGTGCAAAAAGCCCTGAATATGATGGGCTTTGACGTGGGGTCCTTTGATGGACAATTTGGTCCCAGAACCAAGCAAGCAATTGCAGCCGCCAGAATTCGAGCAGGTCTTTTTCGTGGTGTTAAGGTCGACCATTCCTTTCTGAGAGTCCTGCCGAACGTCCACGCTATCGAAGCGCTGCAAACCGACAAGGCCAAGATTTACTCTACTGATGTCTTTTCTGAGGACCTTGAGCCACGGTTGCGCAAGGCTCTTAGCGTCTACTCCCATATACCAATAAAATTCGATTACTTTAGAGGGCACCTATACCTTGCTGTGCAAACGACCTCAGGTGATTGGGACTATGCAAATAAAACGGCTCAGAGAGCTGGTGGGTATCTCGCAACCATCAGTAGCTCAGAAGAAAACAACTTTCTGCTGAAGCTCTTTTCGACTGACGAGCGCTTCATCACAGGGTCTGGCGACGGCGGGCTGCATGGTCCAATGATTGGTCTTTTCCAAGCCGACCGCAGCCGCGAGCCGAGTGGAGGTTGGGTTTGGGTGACTGGTGAACCCATGACGTTTCGCGGATGGAGTCCCGGGAACCCCGACAACAGTAGAAATCGACAACACTGGGCAAGATTCTACAGGTCGCGAAACTTTGCGGGCACGAGTGTTCCTGTCAAGTACTGGGACGACACTACTTCTTCGCTATGGAGTGGTGGGTATCTTGTCGAGATAGAATGA
- a CDS encoding IS110 family transposase, with amino-acid sequence MSEVFIVGVDLAKRVFQVHGATATGDVLFRKKLSRAQFAKFLGDLPACIVAMEACASAHYWGREAQLAGHEVRLVPAAYVKPFVKRHKSDVVDAEAITEAALRPSMRFVQVKTPEQQSQAMLFRTREMFVRQRTQTINAIRAHLAEFGIVLRLRIRNPDTFAHEIEERAAGLPELARSLAQRLLEQIATISEQVSALDVEIKVHARSSHDARLMQTMPGVGPMSAMAVGAFCPPAKNFRSGRDFAAWLGLVPRQHSTGGKERLGRVTKMGQKDVRRLLIIAAMSVINSIERRKRCVEPWLTRMLETRPRMVVAVALANRMARRLWAMLATGQQYRIPGAAA; translated from the coding sequence ATGTCTGAAGTTTTCATTGTCGGCGTCGATTTGGCGAAGCGCGTCTTTCAAGTCCATGGTGCGACAGCAACCGGTGACGTGCTTTTCCGAAAGAAGCTGAGCCGCGCTCAGTTCGCCAAGTTTCTTGGTGATTTGCCAGCGTGTATAGTCGCGATGGAGGCATGTGCTTCAGCGCACTACTGGGGTCGAGAGGCCCAGTTGGCAGGTCACGAGGTGCGTTTGGTGCCGGCTGCTTACGTGAAGCCGTTCGTCAAACGGCACAAGAGCGATGTGGTTGATGCCGAAGCCATCACCGAAGCAGCGCTGAGACCATCCATGCGGTTTGTACAGGTAAAGACGCCAGAGCAACAATCTCAGGCCATGCTGTTCCGAACCAGAGAGATGTTTGTTCGCCAGCGAACCCAGACGATCAACGCGATCCGGGCACATCTTGCCGAGTTTGGAATTGTCCTGCGGCTCAGGATTCGCAATCCAGATACCTTTGCTCACGAGATCGAAGAAAGAGCTGCAGGGTTGCCAGAACTGGCTCGGTCTTTGGCGCAACGCCTACTGGAACAGATCGCAACAATCAGCGAACAGGTCTCTGCGCTCGATGTGGAAATCAAGGTACATGCCAGGTCTTCGCATGATGCGCGATTGATGCAGACTATGCCCGGTGTGGGCCCAATGTCAGCGATGGCAGTTGGAGCTTTCTGCCCTCCCGCCAAGAACTTTCGTAGTGGGCGCGACTTTGCTGCTTGGCTGGGTCTTGTTCCCAGACAACATTCGACCGGCGGTAAAGAGCGGCTCGGCCGCGTCACGAAGATGGGCCAAAAGGATGTGCGGCGATTGCTCATCATCGCTGCGATGTCCGTGATCAACTCAATTGAACGACGAAAGCGTTGTGTCGAGCCCTGGCTCACCCGTATGCTTGAAACGCGCCCCAGAATGGTTGTGGCCGTCGCATTGGCAAATCGAATGGCACGCCGGCTTTGGGCGATGTTGGCAACAGGCCAACAATATCGAATTCCGGGCGCTGCTGCGTAG